A genome region from Candidatus Zixiibacteriota bacterium includes the following:
- a CDS encoding insulinase family protein, with protein MRKALIILISLLFPVLGTAVAQTDDIELDVRKFTLDNGMTVLVLEKPAAPVFSAIIRFNTGSVDEQPGITGISHLLEHMMFKGSKIMGTTDYEAEIPLMARIDSLATLMFAEQVKLQNPLNPPDSGRYFELREQIASVQAEQKKYVIKDELWGTYLKNGGTRLNASTGNDATNYYVSLPKNKLELWAFMESDRMQNNIFREFYSERDVVMEERRLGENNPRGRLIEAFNATMFWASPYEWPVVGWMSDLLRISREDVEDYFRSHYTPANAVAAIVGDVRADEVYELCKRYFGKIPSPPLPPPTMTVDAPQEGERRVAVEYDANPIAYIGWLTPRIGHPDQAALEVTANILSMGRTSRFYKNIKEKKLGNVSASSSASRYPDAFFCSLTPMGDHTIAELEEAVYQEIERLKTEPVSGWELQKVKNQTRASLIRSLDSNMGLAWRLSGSQGMTGDWGYFLESYRRINQVTAEDIMRVAGKYLTRRNRTVAYLVKTESEKPSAAAGKMY; from the coding sequence ATGAGGAAGGCGCTGATAATTCTTATAAGCCTATTGTTTCCGGTACTCGGAACTGCGGTCGCGCAGACCGATGATATCGAACTTGACGTCAGGAAATTCACGCTGGACAATGGAATGACCGTCTTGGTGCTGGAAAAACCGGCCGCTCCGGTTTTTTCGGCGATAATCAGATTCAACACCGGATCAGTCGATGAACAGCCGGGAATTACTGGAATTTCACATCTTCTGGAACATATGATGTTCAAAGGAAGCAAAATTATGGGGACAACCGACTATGAGGCCGAGATTCCCCTGATGGCCAGAATCGATTCCCTGGCCACCCTGATGTTTGCCGAACAGGTGAAACTTCAAAATCCACTCAACCCGCCGGATTCAGGCCGCTATTTTGAACTTCGGGAACAAATTGCATCGGTACAGGCCGAACAGAAAAAGTATGTTATCAAGGACGAACTTTGGGGAACCTACCTTAAGAACGGCGGCACCCGGCTGAACGCTTCCACCGGCAATGATGCCACCAATTACTATGTTTCCCTGCCGAAAAATAAATTGGAACTCTGGGCCTTCATGGAATCGGACCGGATGCAGAATAACATTTTTCGTGAGTTTTACTCCGAACGCGATGTCGTCATGGAAGAACGCCGTCTGGGGGAAAACAATCCCCGAGGCCGCTTAATCGAAGCCTTCAATGCCACCATGTTCTGGGCTTCTCCTTACGAGTGGCCGGTGGTGGGATGGATGTCGGATTTGCTTCGTATTTCTCGGGAAGATGTCGAGGATTACTTCCGTTCGCATTATACACCTGCCAACGCCGTAGCGGCAATTGTGGGTGATGTCCGGGCCGATGAAGTTTACGAATTGTGCAAACGGTATTTCGGGAAAATACCCTCCCCTCCCCTGCCGCCGCCGACCATGACGGTCGATGCACCTCAGGAGGGTGAACGGCGGGTCGCGGTGGAATATGATGCCAATCCTATTGCCTATATCGGCTGGTTGACTCCCCGAATTGGTCATCCCGATCAGGCGGCTCTGGAAGTTACCGCCAATATTCTTTCAATGGGGCGAACCAGCCGCTTTTATAAGAACATCAAAGAAAAGAAACTGGGGAATGTCAGCGCTTCCTCCTCGGCCTCTCGTTATCCCGATGCTTTTTTCTGTTCATTGACCCCGATGGGAGACCATACCATTGCTGAACTTGAAGAAGCCGTTTACCAGGAGATTGAGCGGCTAAAAACCGAACCGGTTTCCGGGTGGGAACTGCAAAAGGTCAAAAATCAAACCCGGGCGTCACTGATTAGATCCTTAGACTCCAATATGGGGCTGGCCTGGCGCCTGTCAGGAAGCCAGGGGATGACCGGCGACTGGGGTTATTTTCTGGAATCATACCGACGAATCAACCAGGTGACAGCTGAGGATATTATGCGGGTGGCAGGGAAATACCTGACCCGGCGAAACAGAACAGTCGCCTATCTGGTCAAAACCGAATCCGAAAAACCATCGGCGGCGGCCGGAAAAATGTACTGA
- a CDS encoding phosphoribosylformylglycinamidine cyclo-ligase, translated as MEKKKLNYASSGVDIAAADRAVDKIKLLARATFNPCVLSEIGSFGGFFKPDLSRFEKPVLISSADGVGTKLKLAFMSGIHNTVGEDLVNHCVDDILVHGARPLFFMDYIGTGKLNSETIAEIVEGFSRGCQRAGMALLGGETAEMPDFYSPGEYDLAGFIVGIVDQKRIINGTTISAGDVVIGLASNGLHTNGYSLARKVVFDVAVLEFDSRVETLGMPVGEALLMTHKCYLDAVYPLLDKFDIKGMAHITGGGIRGNFIRIMPDNLQAVIDKNSWDIPPIFDFIQKTGEIEADDMFQAFNMGIGFIIVVSRDEVDKMLENLKDSGEKPYLIGDIKDGNKDIILKG; from the coding sequence ATGGAAAAGAAAAAACTGAATTATGCCTCATCCGGGGTGGATATTGCGGCCGCGGACAGGGCCGTGGATAAGATAAAGCTCCTGGCCAGAGCCACCTTCAATCCCTGTGTTCTTTCGGAAATAGGCTCTTTCGGCGGTTTTTTTAAGCCCGACTTGAGCAGATTTGAAAAGCCGGTACTGATATCATCGGCCGACGGGGTTGGAACCAAGCTGAAACTGGCTTTTATGTCGGGAATTCATAATACGGTCGGGGAGGATTTGGTCAACCATTGTGTCGATGACATTCTGGTCCATGGGGCCCGGCCGCTGTTTTTCATGGACTATATTGGGACCGGCAAACTCAATTCTGAAACCATCGCGGAAATTGTCGAGGGATTTTCCCGCGGTTGCCAGAGGGCCGGGATGGCTTTGCTGGGCGGTGAAACGGCCGAAATGCCGGATTTCTACAGCCCCGGAGAATATGACCTGGCTGGTTTTATCGTTGGCATAGTGGACCAGAAACGTATAATCAATGGCACCACCATTTCCGCCGGCGATGTCGTCATTGGTTTGGCATCCAATGGATTACACACTAACGGATACTCTCTGGCCCGTAAGGTTGTCTTCGATGTTGCCGTTCTTGAATTCGACAGCCGGGTCGAAACCCTGGGAATGCCGGTGGGCGAAGCGTTACTTATGACGCACAAGTGCTATCTTGATGCGGTTTATCCGCTTCTGGATAAATTCGATATCAAGGGGATGGCTCATATAACCGGGGGAGGGATTCGAGGTAATTTTATCAGAATAATGCCGGATAATCTGCAAGCCGTGATCGATAAAAATAGCTGGGATATTCCGCCGATATTCGATTTTATTCAGAAAACCGGGGAGATTGAGGCCGATGATATGTTCCAGGCCTTCAATATGGGGATAGGTTTCATTATCGTGGTTTCTCGCGATGAAGTCGATAAAATGCTTGAAAACCTAAAAGATTCCGGAGAAAAGCCGTATTTAATTGGTGATATTAAAGACGGCAACAAAGATATTATTCTTAAAGGTTAA
- a CDS encoding insulinase family protein — translation MIKKPAIIITILLISIAVYGQAGSGKSRGAAIIEAFKYEPIELNIPEIGMDIDRIVMDNGLVVYLYEDHSLPLFNLYTIIRCGDIFDPSEKQGLSRLVGQVMRTGGTETISGDSLNILLEFIAGSLETGIGMENGTANLSILSGDTEFGLKLYSDLLRHPAFPQDKIDLAKEDIKTEIKRRNDNPHGISSRYFDNIIYGDHPYGHIQEWPIVRDITRDDLVSYHRKYFVPENIIIGIAGDFNKKDVLEKLKKNLGDWKKSGQVLPDYPPVLYTSHPGVFQIKKEINQAYILLGHLGIKRNNPDRYAIDLLNYILGAGSFTSRLTSTVRSDEGLAYSVGSRYNTGNRDFGTFEAYCQTKSATAHKAIGLMLNEIRKIRDEGVTDVELDEAREATINRFIFNFDNSGEIINNMISLEFNGYPPDYYQRYLDYYRQVTMDDIKRVAIEYLKPDSLTLVVVGNPDDYDRSLDDFGQVTNIELIEPVIE, via the coding sequence ATGATAAAAAAACCGGCAATTATAATAACAATCCTGCTGATATCGATTGCAGTTTATGGTCAGGCCGGAAGCGGCAAGTCCCGTGGAGCGGCCATTATTGAGGCGTTTAAATACGAGCCCATCGAATTAAATATCCCCGAAATCGGCATGGATATCGATCGGATCGTCATGGACAACGGCCTGGTAGTTTACCTGTACGAGGATCATTCCCTTCCGCTTTTTAACCTTTATACGATTATCCGATGCGGCGATATCTTTGACCCCTCCGAAAAACAGGGGCTCTCGAGGCTGGTCGGACAGGTAATGCGTACCGGGGGGACCGAAACCATCAGCGGCGATTCCCTGAATATCCTGCTGGAATTTATCGCGGGATCACTTGAGACCGGGATCGGGATGGAAAACGGCACGGCCAATCTGAGTATTCTCTCCGGTGATACAGAATTCGGTTTGAAATTATATTCCGATCTTCTGCGGCATCCGGCCTTTCCCCAGGATAAAATCGACCTGGCCAAAGAAGATATCAAAACCGAAATTAAAAGACGAAACGACAATCCCCACGGCATTTCCAGCCGCTATTTCGACAACATCATATACGGTGATCATCCTTATGGCCACATCCAGGAATGGCCTATCGTAAGGGATATTACCCGTGATGACCTGGTTTCGTACCATCGGAAGTACTTTGTCCCGGAAAATATCATTATTGGGATCGCCGGCGATTTTAATAAAAAAGATGTTCTCGAGAAATTGAAAAAAAACCTCGGGGATTGGAAAAAATCCGGACAGGTTCTACCGGATTACCCACCGGTATTATATACCTCTCACCCCGGAGTGTTCCAGATAAAAAAAGAAATCAATCAGGCTTATATTCTTCTCGGCCACTTGGGTATCAAGCGGAATAACCCCGATCGCTATGCTATCGACCTTTTGAACTATATTCTCGGGGCCGGCTCCTTCACCTCCCGTTTGACATCGACTGTTCGTTCCGATGAAGGTCTGGCTTATTCGGTCGGTTCCCGATACAATACCGGCAACCGCGACTTTGGGACCTTTGAGGCCTATTGCCAGACCAAAAGCGCGACCGCTCATAAGGCTATCGGTTTGATGCTGAATGAAATTCGGAAAATTCGCGACGAGGGTGTTACTGACGTTGAACTCGATGAAGCCCGCGAGGCTACTATCAACCGCTTCATTTTCAATTTTGATAACTCCGGCGAGATAATAAATAACATGATTTCACTGGAATTTAATGGCTACCCGCCAGACTACTACCAACGATACCTGGATTATTATCGACAGGTTACTATGGATGATATAAAAAGAGTCGCCATCGAATACTTGAAACCGGATTCACTTACGCTGGTTGTGGTTGGTAATCCCGATGATTATGATAGATCTTTGGATGATTTCGGTCAGGTCACCAATATCGAATTGATCGAACCGGTTATTGAATAG
- a CDS encoding T9SS type A sorting domain-containing protein, whose translation MKRILLFIWLSILLAPAIRADKFSGWESFTSTDQVRYVDYFEDSLQVITSGGWLKIDPFSGGMRKITNNDGLGTNNLYYILRDSDGIVWLAGQGRLIRIIDNQFKPYLFYDNENNLMTLYSIADDGDQLWIATSIGLVLFSKNIDDGQIEDFYYRFGDGISDKPSVFDIMILGDSIWLGTSDGIAYADKSNPDFLKSPDNWMVLKPSSYISSSLDTVTALALYNDNIYLGTTHDAFKLNRQPAFSLTDLPTRSIITVKHLIVTGDSLMIYAGGGFFAYSDTRPIIWNNTPAIVLNTHAAGRVVDGVHWVGNYLAGMYHGWESEYEHYDDGGLLDNQISALSVDSSGNVFAAFNSSGISVYDGTSWSSSDLGVVGSDIRDIMHDNRGGLWVGTWGGGLYYISDDTTIIFKEDNSSLHGVFDNYSYVVASHLAATSDYLFALNFAARDNNVIRVVDLGDFTRWGSFGFSDGITPETDNYYSLDCLEDRFVVGTADQGVFYYYFGNDPFDKSDDSVVYMNEDNSHLGSDEVKTIKFDNQGELWIGTKFGLSLYDPGIDRFDNVTLPSGFGPEVKELTFDRRRNVWIGAQNGLGRYNIGIESFDVYTINNSGLAADDIIDLVINPATNDLWIGTREGISKLESIIGPPTEVAADVIAFPNPFVIRGDGSFLSFNYDGNATVRIYTVNGELVREMDVNVLWDGTNQQQQPLASGVYLFLMTAENGSVGRGKILLVRN comes from the coding sequence ATGAAAAGAATATTGCTTTTTATCTGGTTGTCAATATTGCTGGCCCCGGCCATCCGGGCCGATAAATTCAGCGGCTGGGAATCCTTCACATCGACCGATCAGGTCCGGTATGTCGATTACTTTGAGGATTCTCTTCAGGTGATTACTTCCGGGGGATGGCTCAAGATCGATCCGTTTTCGGGGGGAATGAGAAAAATAACCAACAATGACGGTCTTGGAACCAACAATCTCTATTATATCCTTCGTGACAGCGATGGAATCGTCTGGCTGGCCGGCCAGGGAAGGTTGATCCGCATTATCGACAATCAGTTCAAACCATATCTTTTTTATGACAACGAAAATAATTTAATGACATTGTATTCTATTGCCGATGATGGCGATCAGCTCTGGATTGCCACTTCGATCGGCCTGGTTCTTTTTTCCAAGAATATCGATGATGGACAGATTGAGGATTTCTATTACCGTTTCGGGGACGGCATCAGTGATAAACCTTCGGTTTTTGACATTATGATACTGGGAGATTCTATCTGGCTGGGAACTTCGGATGGAATAGCTTATGCCGATAAAAGCAATCCCGATTTTCTAAAATCGCCCGATAACTGGATGGTTCTGAAGCCCTCGAGTTATATATCATCATCGCTGGATACCGTTACGGCTCTGGCTTTATATAACGATAATATTTATCTGGGGACCACCCACGATGCATTCAAACTTAATCGTCAGCCGGCATTTTCGCTGACTGATCTGCCGACCAGAAGTATCATCACTGTCAAGCACCTTATTGTCACTGGAGATAGCCTGATGATTTATGCCGGGGGCGGTTTTTTCGCCTATTCCGATACGAGGCCGATTATCTGGAACAATACCCCAGCCATTGTATTGAATACTCATGCGGCCGGCCGGGTAGTGGATGGTGTACACTGGGTGGGCAATTACCTGGCCGGGATGTATCACGGTTGGGAAAGCGAATACGAACACTACGATGACGGTGGATTACTCGACAACCAGATATCGGCATTATCGGTCGATTCCTCCGGCAATGTGTTCGCCGCTTTCAACTCCAGCGGCATTTCGGTTTATGATGGGACATCATGGAGTAGCTCTGATTTAGGGGTTGTCGGGAGTGATATCAGGGATATTATGCATGATAACCGGGGCGGGCTCTGGGTTGGCACCTGGGGCGGGGGATTGTATTATATCTCCGATGATACAACCATTATATTCAAGGAAGACAACTCCTCATTACACGGGGTTTTCGATAATTATTCGTATGTGGTTGCCAGTCATCTGGCGGCGACTTCGGATTATTTATTCGCCCTGAATTTCGCGGCCCGCGATAATAATGTGATCCGGGTTGTTGATCTGGGTGATTTTACCCGCTGGGGATCATTCGGTTTCAGCGATGGGATTACCCCCGAGACCGATAATTATTATTCCCTCGATTGCCTTGAAGACCGTTTTGTCGTTGGTACCGCCGATCAGGGCGTTTTTTATTACTATTTCGGAAATGATCCCTTCGATAAAAGCGATGATTCGGTGGTTTATATGAACGAAGACAACAGCCACCTGGGTTCCGACGAGGTCAAAACAATCAAGTTCGACAATCAGGGCGAGTTATGGATCGGTACCAAATTCGGTCTCTCTTTATATGATCCCGGGATTGATCGGTTCGACAATGTTACTTTGCCATCAGGTTTCGGGCCGGAAGTCAAGGAATTGACCTTCGATCGGCGGCGCAATGTTTGGATCGGCGCCCAGAATGGCCTGGGGCGGTACAATATCGGAATAGAATCATTTGATGTATATACCATTAATAATTCAGGTCTGGCGGCTGATGATATTATCGATCTGGTAATCAATCCGGCCACTAATGATCTCTGGATCGGGACCCGGGAGGGAATTTCGAAACTGGAATCTATTATCGGACCGCCGACTGAAGTCGCCGCGGATGTGATTGCTTTCCCCAATCCCTTTGTGATTCGAGGTGATGGCAGTTTCCTGTCCTTTAATTATGATGGTAACGCCACTGTCCGTATTTATACCGTCAACGGGGAACTGGTCCGGGAGATGGATGTCAATGTGTTATGGGATGGAACCAATCAGCAGCAGCAGCCACTTGCCTCGGGCGTATACCTGTTTCTGATGACGGCCGAAAATGGTTCGGTGGGACGGGGCAAAATTCTGTTAGTTAGAAATTGA
- a CDS encoding GNAT family N-acetyltransferase, with protein sequence MPLQLYSSDNLPVEEWTELTGNSFYSSPGFARIWRALGGREIFTVLREGNRLVAGMVGVLFGHFPFLRYQSMPDGITGCPYFAAGFGDEFKQEFYTGLGDWLRSRRVIRADIHNPPGDFRMKGFALGERYTHVIMLSDGVFHPTDPGIGKHIRTGQRRGAEVSLFTDASRLDDFYRLVKVTERRHNLKPRFPLELFRRLHRLSLDDSRILWLMVQYDNIMIGSRICLIEGTELLAWQFYSDKDYTHLKPGYLMFDYIFRHASEYGLKVINLGWSPPEVTSLIDYKERWGGEKQTFKYHTYFSCLGKFLYRWRPE encoded by the coding sequence ATGCCACTTCAATTATATTCGTCGGATAATCTCCCTGTTGAGGAATGGACGGAATTGACCGGCAATTCTTTTTATTCCTCACCGGGATTCGCCCGGATCTGGAGGGCGCTGGGAGGGCGGGAGATCTTCACCGTATTAAGAGAGGGAAATCGTCTTGTGGCCGGCATGGTCGGAGTGCTGTTCGGCCATTTTCCTTTTCTGCGCTATCAATCAATGCCCGACGGTATCACCGGTTGTCCATATTTTGCGGCAGGATTCGGTGATGAATTTAAACAGGAATTCTATACAGGTTTGGGAGACTGGCTTCGATCCCGACGGGTTATCCGGGCCGATATCCATAATCCGCCGGGGGATTTCCGGATGAAGGGTTTTGCCCTCGGCGAGCGTTATACGCATGTGATAATGTTATCCGATGGTGTTTTCCATCCAACCGATCCGGGGATCGGAAAGCATATCCGAACCGGTCAGCGACGGGGTGCGGAGGTGAGTCTATTTACAGATGCCAGTCGGCTTGATGATTTCTATCGTCTGGTGAAAGTGACCGAGCGGAGGCATAATCTGAAACCACGCTTTCCGCTTGAATTATTCCGTCGACTGCACAGACTATCGCTCGATGATTCGAGAATCCTGTGGTTGATGGTGCAATATGACAATATAATGATTGGATCAAGAATCTGCTTGATCGAAGGAACGGAACTTCTTGCCTGGCAATTCTATTCTGATAAAGATTACACTCATCTCAAACCCGGTTATTTGATGTTTGATTATATCTTTCGTCATGCGAGCGAATACGGACTGAAAGTCATAAATCTGGGCTGGTCGCCGCCGGAGGTAACTTCGTTAATTGATTATAAGGAGCGTTGGGGTGGGGAGAAGCAGACTTTCAAATACCATACATATTTCAGCTGCTTGGGGAAGTTTCTGTACCGCTGGAGGCCGGAATGA
- the lnt gene encoding apolipoprotein N-acyltransferase: MKSLFSGVKNLFWPREVAIRLRRAELTFWAFLLAVAYLPLPLGFIAWFALVRPLAIIANLKGKAAFQAAYFYSFMANLFQLYWVAVVTPPGIVAAVFILSLYPAIILLVFNKLYHYKKAMSLIALPVLWVGMEYFRSLSEFAFPWTDLSYSQGYYLVFIQIISVLGCYGLSFILIVLNVLLWQALSGMNCLETRVSTGIGFLGLLGVVWVYGWVVFPPLEVPGNIKVALLQGNVDLNTKWQPETRDDNFVLYDSMAVTAAEDTVDLIVWPETAAPAYPRHEPKYRKMLSATAVNSGVPNLLGALDVEFYGAREESYNAAFQYGPDGSLEKYYHKIKLVPFSEHSPYQDQIPFLSRKFIEKYARSVRTHEVQWWSDFYSGDSIIIFEIPKARYSVLICFEAAFPDYVRQGVLKGAEFIVNITNDTWFGRTSGPYQHMRIAVFRAVENRIFIARCANSGISAIIDPYGRETVRAGWYVRKIITGDLYPLNEYSTFTRIGPILGKWSLVLTVILIAYLLMVWFLGKLKGRFKPGDPGDERPPV; encoded by the coding sequence GTGAAGTCCCTGTTTTCAGGCGTTAAAAACCTTTTCTGGCCGCGGGAGGTTGCGATCCGTCTTCGTCGGGCCGAGTTAACCTTCTGGGCCTTCCTGCTGGCAGTTGCCTACCTGCCATTGCCGCTCGGATTTATTGCCTGGTTCGCTCTTGTCCGCCCGTTGGCCATTATTGCCAATCTTAAAGGTAAAGCCGCCTTTCAGGCGGCCTATTTTTATTCCTTCATGGCCAATCTTTTTCAGCTTTACTGGGTGGCAGTGGTAACCCCCCCCGGAATCGTCGCGGCAGTATTTATCCTGTCTCTTTATCCCGCCATAATACTGCTGGTTTTCAACAAACTGTATCATTATAAAAAGGCGATGAGCCTGATTGCCTTACCGGTCCTCTGGGTCGGGATGGAGTATTTCCGCAGTCTCAGCGAGTTTGCTTTTCCCTGGACCGACCTGTCGTACAGCCAGGGATATTATCTGGTATTCATTCAAATTATCTCGGTGTTGGGATGTTACGGGTTGTCATTTATTCTGATAGTTCTGAATGTATTGCTCTGGCAGGCCTTGAGCGGGATGAACTGTCTGGAAACAAGAGTCAGTACGGGGATCGGATTTCTGGGGCTGCTTGGAGTGGTTTGGGTTTATGGCTGGGTGGTTTTCCCGCCACTTGAGGTACCGGGCAATATTAAGGTGGCGCTGTTGCAGGGCAATGTCGATTTAAACACCAAATGGCAGCCGGAGACTCGTGACGATAATTTTGTCCTCTACGATTCAATGGCCGTGACAGCCGCCGAGGATACTGTCGACCTGATTGTATGGCCGGAAACGGCGGCTCCCGCCTATCCCCGGCATGAACCCAAATACCGTAAAATGCTATCGGCCACGGCGGTTAATAGCGGTGTCCCCAATCTGCTGGGAGCACTCGATGTTGAATTTTATGGTGCCAGAGAGGAATCTTACAACGCCGCCTTTCAATACGGGCCGGATGGTTCACTTGAAAAATATTATCATAAAATAAAGCTGGTGCCTTTTTCGGAGCATTCGCCTTATCAGGATCAAATACCATTTCTGTCGCGGAAGTTTATAGAAAAGTATGCCCGATCGGTCAGAACCCATGAGGTGCAATGGTGGTCGGATTTTTATTCGGGTGACTCAATCATCATTTTTGAGATCCCCAAAGCCCGGTATTCCGTTTTGATATGTTTCGAGGCAGCTTTTCCCGATTATGTCAGGCAGGGAGTCTTAAAGGGCGCCGAGTTCATCGTCAATATCACCAATGATACCTGGTTTGGCCGGACCTCCGGCCCCTACCAGCACATGCGTATTGCTGTTTTCCGGGCGGTGGAAAACCGTATTTTTATCGCGCGATGCGCCAATTCGGGGATTTCGGCCATTATCGATCCCTATGGGCGGGAGACGGTCCGGGCCGGATGGTATGTGAGAAAGATTATTACCGGCGATCTTTACCCATTGAACGAATATTCCACCTTTACCCGAATCGGCCCGATTTTGGGCAAATGGTCTTTGGTATTAACGGTTATCTTAATCGCTTATCTTTTGATGGTCTGGTTTCTGGGAAAACTGAAGGGAAGATTCAAGCCTGGTGACCCGGGAGATGAAAGGCCGCCAGTATAA
- a CDS encoding 2,3-bisphosphoglycerate-independent phosphoglycerate mutase, protein MFLLCILDGFGLRTSDYYNAVISANKPNLVRLFQSCPNIPIQGSGQAVGLPAGQMGNSEVGHLNFGAGRIVYQDVTRIDKAITDGDFFTNPVFLEGMNRATKNKTSIHLFGLVSDGCVHSSMEHMKALVRLAKEKGVKNLYLHAFMDGRDTPPHSGSGFMQETVAFFKKTGLGKVATVMGRYYGMDRDKRWDRNEKAYQAIVNKKGDRFDNPVTAIKESYAEGVTDEFIIPVVANLGDENEGWLRDGDVALFFNFRADRVRQLCYLFSGRDPENYPHPDRPEIHLITMTNYDVTLTSAHVAFPPVRLINIFGEIISRAGLRQLRIAETEKYAHVTYFFNGGVEKSFENEDRCMIPSPKVQTYDLKPEMSSVEVADETVKRILSKKYDVVVLNFANCDMVGHTGVFEAAVKAVEAVDTGLGRVLKAVEEVHGQAIITADHGNAEQMYDDDTNGPFTAHTTNPVPFIFFDSTGRNNRVRLRSGGFLADVAPTILEYLNIKQPDEMTGQSIFVSGEVPVFRR, encoded by the coding sequence ATGTTTTTACTTTGTATTCTCGACGGTTTCGGTCTGAGAACCAGCGATTATTATAATGCTGTCATCAGCGCCAATAAACCCAACCTTGTCCGGCTTTTTCAATCATGTCCCAATATTCCGATTCAGGGTTCCGGTCAGGCAGTGGGATTACCGGCCGGCCAGATGGGGAATTCCGAAGTCGGCCATTTGAATTTTGGAGCCGGGCGGATTGTTTATCAGGATGTTACCCGGATCGATAAGGCCATCACCGATGGCGATTTTTTCACTAACCCGGTTTTCCTGGAGGGAATGAATCGAGCGACCAAAAATAAAACCTCGATTCATCTGTTCGGATTAGTGTCCGATGGCTGTGTTCATTCCTCGATGGAACATATGAAAGCTCTGGTTCGGTTGGCCAAAGAAAAAGGCGTTAAAAACTTATATCTTCATGCCTTTATGGACGGTCGCGATACGCCACCTCATTCCGGGTCGGGTTTTATGCAGGAGACGGTCGCTTTTTTCAAGAAGACCGGGTTGGGCAAGGTAGCTACGGTGATGGGCCGTTATTACGGTATGGATCGCGATAAAAGATGGGATCGTAACGAGAAAGCCTATCAGGCGATTGTCAATAAGAAAGGGGACCGGTTCGATAATCCCGTGACGGCCATTAAAGAATCATACGCCGAAGGTGTAACCGATGAATTTATTATACCGGTGGTAGCCAATCTGGGTGATGAAAACGAGGGTTGGTTGCGTGACGGCGATGTAGCCCTGTTCTTTAATTTCCGGGCCGATCGGGTTCGCCAGCTCTGTTATCTTTTCAGCGGGCGGGATCCGGAGAATTATCCCCATCCCGACCGACCGGAAATCCACCTGATTACTATGACCAATTATGATGTCACCCTGACATCGGCTCATGTGGCCTTCCCGCCGGTCCGGCTGATCAATATTTTTGGCGAGATAATTTCCCGGGCCGGATTAAGGCAGTTACGGATTGCCGAAACCGAGAAATATGCTCACGTTACCTATTTCTTCAACGGCGGCGTCGAGAAATCCTTTGAAAATGAAGACCGATGTATGATTCCCTCACCGAAAGTTCAGACTTATGATCTCAAGCCGGAGATGTCTTCGGTTGAAGTGGCCGATGAGACGGTGAAGAGGATCCTTTCAAAGAAATACGATGTCGTCGTTTTAAATTTCGCCAATTGCGATATGGTGGGGCACACCGGGGTGTTCGAAGCGGCTGTCAAGGCAGTGGAAGCGGTGGATACCGGTCTGGGCCGGGTTCTCAAAGCGGTCGAGGAGGTTCATGGACAGGCCATTATTACCGCCGATCACGGTAATGCCGAGCAGATGTATGACGACGATACCAATGGACCATTTACGGCCCATACGACCAATCCAGTGCCATTCATCTTTTTTGATAGTACCGGCAGGAACAACCGGGTTCGTCTCCGTTCGGGCGGATTTCTGGCCGATGTGGCGCCGACCATACTGGAATATTTAAATATTAAACAGCCGGATGAGATGACCGGCCAATCAATATTCGTTTCAGGTGAAGTCCCTGTTTTCAGGCGTTAA